Proteins from a genomic interval of Chroococcidiopsis thermalis PCC 7203:
- the hpsB gene encoding hormogonium polysaccharide secretion pseudopilin HpsB, producing the protein MGIRGRRGTREIREMNKKRRVSAKVKSQKLKVKSRLQFPTPDSSTGAHLCAPTTPASSGFTILEALIAIAILSILMTAIAPVFVLAVGNRLQARRIELATQATKTYIAGVKAGTIAPPQHIVVLNEVDSNKNFNSQREQFVATAPPSTSGGLRCTNVTVGNSYCWNNTTSSLYCFDLDGGGCSSDSGQDLVIQAFRSASSEDRSMDKAYILGIRVYRAAGFSDLSPLVASDANTQRTQLTFSGGLGNFKTPLVETATEIAANESSINDFCDRLGCE; encoded by the coding sequence GTGGGGATTAGGGGGCGAAGGGGGACAAGGGAGATAAGGGAGATGAATAAGAAAAGACGAGTTAGTGCAAAAGTCAAAAGTCAAAAGTTAAAAGTCAAAAGTCGTTTGCAATTCCCGACTCCCGACTCTAGTACGGGCGCACACCTGTGCGCCCCTACGACTCCCGCCTCATCAGGCTTCACTATCCTAGAGGCTTTAATCGCGATCGCAATTCTATCAATATTGATGACCGCGATCGCGCCTGTGTTTGTCCTTGCTGTTGGTAATCGGCTGCAAGCAAGGCGAATAGAATTAGCAACTCAAGCAACAAAAACCTATATTGCTGGAGTTAAGGCGGGAACGATTGCACCACCACAGCATATAGTTGTCTTAAATGAAGTCGATAGTAACAAAAATTTTAATTCTCAACGCGAACAATTTGTTGCTACAGCTCCTCCTTCTACTTCTGGTGGTTTGCGTTGTACGAATGTTACAGTTGGTAATTCTTATTGCTGGAATAATACGACATCAAGTTTATATTGTTTCGATTTAGATGGTGGCGGTTGTAGTAGCGATAGCGGACAAGATTTGGTGATTCAGGCTTTTCGCAGCGCCAGTTCTGAGGATCGATCTATGGATAAAGCTTATATATTGGGGATTCGGGTTTATCGTGCTGCTGGTTTTAGCGATCTGTCACCGCTGGTTGCGAGTGATGCTAATACTCAAAGGACGCAGTTGACTTTTTCGGGGGGGTTGGGTAATTTCAAAACACCATTGGTTGAAACAGCTACAGAAATTGCTGCAAATGAATCAAGTATTAATGATTTTTGCGATCGCCTTGGGTGTGAGTGA
- the hpsC gene encoding hormogonium polysaccharide secretion pseudopilin HpsC, whose protein sequence is MSHDFFDFCRAKTQRRKERKEKRRRLGCNGFTLIELLVSIVISSIVLSSLLSFMTNMLTSERREQAKSSSEQEIQLALDYISRDLQEAIYIYDADGVQAIADQLPHAREADKVPVLVFWKPTFLAQDRPVITIDGTTTTVGCLTKLPRTDACSQRDYFVYSLVIYYLIKDNNPAWSGAARIGRLEIQDGIRDSHNSRNYLTNPAPGFQLFNLSQAGSIEDKMNAWEKADTAYDLQKNPIEVLVDYVDPSPSDRTPKPLDCQNISSDAQLVPANTQLANPLQINSFYACVDASRNLAQVYLRGSALMRLEQNAVYSDSQASYFPSLNIQVKSRGTTSSKF, encoded by the coding sequence ATGAGTCATGATTTTTTTGATTTTTGTCGCGCAAAGACGCAGAGGCGCAAAGAAAGAAAAGAAAAGAGAAGAAGATTGGGTTGTAATGGTTTTACTTTGATTGAGTTGTTGGTGTCGATTGTTATTTCTTCGATTGTTTTGAGTTCGCTGTTGTCTTTTATGACGAATATGTTGACTTCTGAGCGAAGAGAACAGGCGAAGTCTAGTAGCGAACAAGAAATACAGTTGGCACTCGATTATATTTCTAGGGATTTACAAGAAGCTATTTATATTTATGATGCTGATGGCGTGCAGGCGATCGCCGACCAATTGCCTCATGCTAGAGAAGCAGATAAAGTTCCCGTACTTGTGTTTTGGAAGCCTACTTTTTTAGCTCAAGATCGTCCTGTTATTACGATAGATGGAACTACAACTACTGTTGGATGCTTGACTAAGTTACCTAGAACTGATGCCTGTAGTCAAAGAGATTATTTTGTTTATTCTTTAGTTATTTATTACTTAATTAAAGATAATAATCCTGCTTGGTCTGGAGCGGCAAGAATTGGAAGACTCGAAATACAAGATGGAATTAGAGATTCTCATAATTCGCGTAATTATCTGACAAATCCCGCTCCGGGTTTTCAATTATTCAATCTTTCTCAGGCGGGGAGTATTGAAGATAAAATGAATGCTTGGGAAAAGGCAGATACAGCTTACGATCTGCAAAAAAATCCGATTGAAGTATTAGTAGATTATGTCGATCCGAGTCCGAGCGATCGCACGCCAAAACCGTTAGATTGTCAAAATATTTCTTCTGATGCTCAACTCGTTCCTGCTAATACTCAACTTGCTAATCCTTTACAAATAAATAGTTTTTATGCCTGTGTAGATGCATCGCGCAATTTAGCTCAAGTTTATTTAAGAGGAAGTGCGTTGATGCGTTTGGAACAAAATGCTGTTTATAGTGACAGTCAGGCTAGCTATTTTCCTAGTTTAAATATACAAGTGAAAAGTCGCGGTACGACCAGCTCTAAATTTTAG
- a CDS encoding prepilin-type N-terminal cleavage/methylation domain-containing protein, giving the protein MNKITKTILHPSIFRRGAQLCAPTDRVPLGISIGDRGERGNRGFTLIELIVVVIIIGVLSAIAAPSWVAFVDGRRLSVAQDQILRSLQAAQSNARRDKVIWQVSFREHNGVAQWIVLPASTNPTAVTWQNLDAAVRIVDPIVNVNDPDGTTLEFDPTHNLWRMQFNYRGEANSPLGKIAIATRSGGQRWSCVKIATLLGAIRSASDENCLD; this is encoded by the coding sequence ATGAATAAAATTACCAAGACAATTTTACACCCATCGATTTTTCGCAGGGGCGCACAGCTGTGCGCCCCTACAGATCGCGTTCCTCTTGGAATCTCCATTGGGGATAGGGGAGAGAGGGGGAATCGAGGATTTACCCTGATCGAACTCATCGTTGTAGTCATTATTATCGGAGTTTTAAGTGCGATCGCGGCTCCTAGTTGGGTGGCTTTTGTTGACGGTCGCCGTTTGAGTGTTGCTCAAGACCAAATTTTGCGCTCTTTACAGGCAGCACAAAGTAATGCTAGGCGAGATAAAGTAATATGGCAAGTCAGCTTTCGCGAACATAACGGCGTAGCACAGTGGATCGTTCTGCCAGCAAGTACAAACCCGACTGCTGTAACTTGGCAAAACTTAGATGCAGCGGTTCGCATCGTCGATCCAATTGTGAATGTCAACGATCCCGATGGCACAACTTTAGAATTCGATCCAACTCATAATTTATGGCGAATGCAATTTAACTATCGCGGAGAAGCAAATAGTCCGTTAGGAAAAATTGCGATCGCCACTCGTAGCGGCGGACAGCGCTGGAGTTGTGTTAAGATTGCTACTCTCTTAGGCGCAATCCGATCTGCTAGTGATGAGAATTGTCTGGATTAA